The following are from one region of the Gammaproteobacteria bacterium genome:
- a CDS encoding tail protein X — translation MIVTAQQGDTVERICDRYLGTTAGITEEVLRTNPGVAALGPVLPRGTRLEIPSAPPAREKKVVNLWD, via the coding sequence ATGATCGTAACCGCACAACAAGGCGACACCGTCGAGCGGATTTGTGATCGCTATCTCGGCACAACCGCCGGCATTACCGAGGAGGTTTTGCGCACAAACCCGGGCGTCGCCGCCCTGGGGCCGGTACTGCCACGAGGCACGCGACTCGAGATCCCGAGCGCGCCGCCGGCGAGGGAAAAAAAGGTAGTTAATTTATGGGACTGA
- a CDS encoding phage tail protein, producing MQKLKSLREHILSIPGEIELDAGNLITQARAGSLISLADGTNNHFRWQYRATIIITDFVGDFDKLSFWVLSWLKQNQPDHKQEAGRFEADIIDAHKSDIELELDLEETVQVEQTVDGIRLIHIGEPNVEPVILSADQWSLYIEPGDGSPVAIW from the coding sequence ATGCAAAAACTTAAATCGCTCCGCGAGCATATCCTCTCAATCCCTGGCGAGATCGAGCTCGATGCGGGCAACCTTATTACTCAGGCGCGCGCCGGATCCCTAATCTCTCTCGCCGACGGGACAAATAATCATTTTCGATGGCAGTACCGCGCGACGATTATCATTACTGACTTTGTCGGCGACTTTGACAAGCTGAGCTTTTGGGTGTTGTCCTGGTTAAAACAAAACCAGCCGGACCACAAACAAGAGGCCGGCCGTTTTGAGGCCGACATTATCGACGCGCACAAGAGCGACATAGAGCTCGAGCTTGATCTCGAGGAAACGGTCCAGGTAGAACAAACCGTCGACGGGATCCGGTTAATTCATATCGGCGAGCCCAATGTCGAGCCGGTTATATTAAGCGCGGATCAGTGGTCGCTCTACATTGAGCCGGGAGACGGCAGCCCCGTCGCGATCTGGTAG
- a CDS encoding phage virion morphogenesis protein yields MDAVDQLTAWLSPTLARLKPAARAKLLRHIATGIRRRNMDRIRAQKSPDGASWPARKQRPARRHGIKQKKQMFLKLRQARHFRINKTPEGLAIGFFGRVARIARAHHEGQFDRVSPDGPFYQYPRRELIGFSADDMRWIEQAVAQFLSE; encoded by the coding sequence ATGGACGCCGTCGACCAGTTAACGGCCTGGCTCTCGCCGACACTCGCCAGGCTCAAGCCCGCCGCCCGCGCGAAGCTATTGCGCCACATTGCGACCGGGATCCGGCGCCGAAACATGGACAGGATCCGCGCACAAAAATCGCCGGACGGCGCCAGCTGGCCGGCACGCAAACAACGACCCGCCCGCCGCCACGGCATAAAGCAGAAAAAACAAATGTTTTTAAAGCTGCGCCAGGCGCGACACTTTCGAATTAACAAAACACCCGAAGGCCTGGCGATCGGTTTTTTTGGTCGAGTGGCGCGCATTGCTCGCGCACACCACGAGGGGCAATTTGATCGCGTATCACCCGACGGGCCGTTTTATCAATACCCCAGGCGCGAGCTAATCGGCTTTAGTGCCGACGATATGCGCTGGATCGAGCAAGCCGTCGCCCAGTTTCTAAGCGAGTAA
- a CDS encoding phage baseplate assembly protein V — protein MNEPNTLELLQRIENILRPGVIAEVDHNAARARVNYGENPDGTPAASAWLPWFARAGNDSTWFPPEVGEQVFILSPGGELALGVILCGLYQDAKPAPSTGADIRLVKFSDGSFVEYDRAAHKMTASITGGDLVANATGNIVADAGGNIDATAGADINASATGAVNVTGAQINLNNGSPVVTCGNICAFLGTNHPHGSATVNAEA, from the coding sequence ATGAACGAGCCAAACACTCTCGAGCTACTCCAGCGAATCGAAAACATATTGCGCCCCGGCGTTATTGCTGAGGTCGATCATAATGCCGCGCGCGCACGCGTGAATTATGGCGAGAACCCGGACGGCACGCCGGCCGCCTCCGCCTGGCTGCCCTGGTTTGCTCGCGCCGGCAACGATTCGACATGGTTTCCGCCTGAAGTCGGCGAGCAGGTTTTTATATTATCGCCTGGCGGCGAGCTCGCGCTCGGCGTGATTTTGTGCGGCCTATATCAAGACGCCAAACCCGCGCCGAGCACCGGCGCCGACATTCGCCTCGTTAAATTTTCAGACGGAAGCTTTGTCGAGTACGATCGCGCCGCCCACAAAATGACGGCAAGCATTACCGGCGGCGACCTGGTTGCCAATGCGACCGGCAATATCGTCGCCGATGCCGGCGGCAATATCGACGCCACCGCCGGCGCCGACATTAACGCCAGCGCGACCGGCGCCGTCAACGTCACCGGCGCACAAATAAACCTGAATAACGGATCGCCGGTCGTGACTTGCGGGAATATTTGCGCATTTCTCGGCACCAATCACCCGCACGGATCCGCAACCGTTAACGCCGAGGCTTAA
- a CDS encoding GPW/gp25 family protein, protein MKGMNEHTGRAVSGLDHLRQSIKRLFSTPIRSRVMRRDYGANIFGLIDHPGNELGLAKMRAAGIIALVRHEQRIIPTRLQIYAGDEPGRFVADLAGVAVSGIDEIAPGESIALQVSFEV, encoded by the coding sequence ATGAAAGGCATGAACGAACACACCGGCCGCGCGGTATCCGGTCTCGATCACTTGAGGCAATCGATAAAGCGATTATTTTCGACGCCGATCCGCTCGCGGGTTATGCGTCGCGATTACGGCGCCAATATTTTCGGCTTGATCGATCATCCAGGCAACGAGCTCGGCCTTGCCAAAATGCGCGCCGCCGGAATTATCGCGCTTGTCCGGCACGAGCAACGCATTATCCCGACGCGCTTGCAGATCTACGCCGGCGACGAGCCCGGCCGATTTGTTGCGGATCTGGCCGGCGTCGCGGTATCCGGAATCGATGAAATTGCACCAGGCGAGTCGATTGCCTTGCAAGTGTCGTTTGAGGTGTAG
- a CDS encoding baseplate J/gp47 family protein, with translation MPIDYQALAPAPVIAEIDYQTELDQMKAELVTKDGTLAEVLDNPAEPLTMLLEVAAYRLMIKSQELNDRAQGLLLAYATGADLDHIGITYFRTQRLVIDAGDPLAVPPAGPTYETDDDYRARCAIAEDAFSTAGPRAAYVYFAKSASGEVKDVGAISPSPSNVTVAVLSHTGDGTASSALLQAVTDALDDSRRPMTDNLTIQSATIKSYTINATIKTYPGYNREVVRQASEAAGVAFGSNNHKLGLDIVLVQLTKALAVPGVMDITLNNTIAGDIVSNIVNNDTEAAYCAGVTVALGAVDE, from the coding sequence ATGCCCATAGATTACCAAGCGCTCGCGCCCGCCCCTGTTATCGCCGAGATCGATTATCAGACCGAGCTCGATCAGATGAAAGCCGAGCTCGTTACAAAAGACGGCACACTCGCCGAGGTCCTGGACAATCCCGCCGAACCGCTAACCATGTTGTTAGAGGTTGCGGCATATCGACTCATGATTAAAAGCCAGGAGCTTAACGACCGCGCCCAGGGCTTGTTATTGGCCTATGCCACCGGCGCGGATCTCGATCATATTGGAATTACTTATTTTCGCACCCAGCGCCTTGTAATTGATGCCGGCGACCCGCTCGCCGTGCCGCCGGCCGGGCCAACCTATGAGACCGACGACGATTATCGCGCACGCTGCGCCATTGCTGAGGACGCGTTTAGTACGGCCGGACCGAGGGCAGCGTATGTTTATTTTGCAAAGTCGGCGAGCGGCGAGGTTAAAGACGTCGGCGCCATATCGCCGAGCCCGTCAAATGTTACCGTCGCCGTTTTATCTCACACCGGCGACGGCACCGCCTCTAGCGCTTTATTGCAAGCCGTAACCGATGCGCTCGACGATTCTCGCCGGCCGATGACTGACAATTTAACAATACAATCGGCAACGATAAAAAGTTACACAATCAACGCCACAATAAAAACCTATCCGGGATACAACCGCGAAGTCGTGCGCCAGGCCTCCGAGGCTGCCGGCGTTGCGTTTGGCAGCAATAACCACAAGCTCGGGCTCGACATTGTGCTCGTCCAGCTCACAAAAGCGCTCGCCGTGCCTGGCGTGATGGATATCACGCTAAACAACACGATCGCCGGCGACATAGTGTCGAACATTGTTAACAACGACACCGAAGCGGCCTATTGCGCCGGCGTTACTGTCGCGCTCGGGGCGGTCGATGAATAA
- a CDS encoding phage tail protein I codes for MNKLTPPNATALENNVDETLSRIGNINLTNVGKLWNPDTCPEPLLPFLAWAESVPEWSSDWPIAVQRAAIKVRRKVRRTRGTKKAVVDSINAFGGAVVIAEWFEQSPPGDPRTFNVILAANDSYVDEGLQDAMKNTIDEVKPLSAHYVLGVGLSAVAAVGVTGGALAVNYARIELEG; via the coding sequence ATGAATAAGCTCACGCCGCCCAACGCGACCGCGCTCGAGAACAATGTCGACGAGACTTTGTCTCGTATCGGCAATATTAATCTAACCAATGTTGGCAAGCTCTGGAATCCGGATACATGCCCCGAGCCATTGCTCCCGTTTTTAGCCTGGGCCGAGTCCGTGCCGGAATGGTCTAGCGACTGGCCGATCGCCGTCCAGCGCGCCGCGATTAAAGTCCGGCGCAAAGTCCGGCGCACCCGCGGCACAAAAAAAGCCGTCGTCGATTCGATTAACGCGTTTGGCGGAGCCGTTGTCATTGCTGAGTGGTTTGAGCAGTCACCGCCCGGCGACCCGCGGACGTTTAACGTAATACTTGCGGCCAACGACAGTTACGTCGACGAAGGCTTGCAGGACGCAATGAAAAACACCATCGACGAAGTGAAACCGCTCAGCGCGCACTATGTTCTCGGCGTCGGCTTGTCTGCCGTCGCAGCGGTCGGCGTCACCGGCGGCGCGCTTGCGGTTAATTATGCGCGTATAGAGCTAGAGGGATAA
- a CDS encoding phage tail sheath subtilisin-like domain-containing protein: MPGYHHGVRTIENTEGARPIRTVNSGVIGVVITAPKGPVNTPVLIAGDRTKAAATFGKGIGTAGQVFDAIFKQIGAMIVAVNVLDPATHKTAVAAAEYTFDAVTNSLEVVDDYIYNVVVKSADNVTTYIAGTDYTVDSDTGVITRVDSGAIGAGAAVNVNYDIPDAAAVTDADVIGEVRVADGAHTGLQALLTAKASLGIKPRILGAPGLDSQIVATEIVAIADQLRASAYAYAAGAATSAAAVTYRNNFDSRRLMVIWPDWVGLNADTGVESNLYSVAFALGVRAKIDNVLGWHKVISNVPVNGITGISADVPWDLQDPNTIAGYLNANEVTTLINQSGFRFWGSRTCSSDPLYAFESAARTADILADTIADAHLWAIDKPISKTLIKDIVEGVNAKFRELKAGGYIVDAFAWLDPEKNTDATLAAGNIIISYDYTPVPPLEALDFYQTITTDYLAQLRAA; the protein is encoded by the coding sequence ATGCCCGGCTATCATCACGGCGTAAGAACGATTGAGAACACCGAGGGCGCCCGCCCGATTCGCACTGTTAACTCCGGCGTTATTGGCGTCGTTATTACTGCGCCGAAAGGCCCGGTTAACACGCCGGTTTTGATTGCCGGCGACCGCACCAAGGCGGCGGCAACGTTCGGCAAGGGCATCGGCACCGCCGGCCAGGTATTCGACGCCATTTTTAAACAAATCGGCGCGATGATTGTTGCCGTTAACGTGCTGGATCCAGCCACGCATAAAACCGCGGTCGCCGCCGCCGAGTACACGTTCGACGCCGTGACCAACTCGCTCGAAGTGGTCGACGACTATATTTATAACGTCGTCGTAAAATCAGCCGATAACGTGACAACCTACATCGCCGGCACCGACTACACCGTCGACAGCGATACCGGCGTTATTACCCGCGTTGACTCCGGCGCCATTGGCGCCGGCGCGGCGGTAAATGTTAACTATGACATCCCCGACGCGGCGGCCGTGACCGACGCCGATGTTATTGGCGAGGTCCGCGTTGCGGACGGCGCTCATACTGGACTGCAAGCGCTACTGACCGCCAAGGCCTCGCTCGGAATCAAGCCGCGCATCCTCGGCGCGCCCGGCCTGGATAGTCAGATCGTCGCGACCGAGATCGTCGCTATTGCCGACCAGTTACGCGCCTCGGCCTATGCTTACGCCGCCGGCGCCGCGACCTCGGCCGCGGCGGTTACTTACCGCAACAACTTCGACTCGCGCCGTCTTATGGTGATCTGGCCGGACTGGGTCGGGCTTAATGCCGACACTGGCGTCGAGTCGAATCTGTATTCCGTTGCGTTTGCCCTGGGCGTTCGCGCCAAGATAGACAATGTGCTCGGCTGGCATAAGGTTATCTCGAACGTTCCGGTTAATGGTATTACCGGGATCTCGGCCGACGTTCCCTGGGATCTGCAGGATCCGAACACGATCGCCGGTTACCTCAACGCCAACGAGGTAACGACGTTAATCAATCAAAGCGGCTTCCGGTTTTGGGGCTCGCGCACATGCTCGAGCGATCCGCTCTATGCTTTCGAATCCGCCGCCCGTACCGCGGACATTCTCGCCGACACCATTGCCGACGCGCACTTGTGGGCAATCGACAAGCCGATCTCGAAAACGCTTATTAAAGATATTGTCGAGGGCGTTAATGCGAAGTTTCGCGAGCTGAAAGCCGGCGGCTATATTGTCGACGCGTTTGCCTGGCTGGATCCGGAAAAGAACACCGACGCCACGCTCGCGGCCGGCAATATAATCATAAGTTATGATTATACGCCGGTCCCGCCGCTCGAGGCGCTGGACTTTTACCAGACCATAACGACCGATTACCTCGCGCAACTGCGCGCCGCCTAA
- a CDS encoding phage major tail tube protein: MALPKKVKNFNFFVDGEGYAGRVAELTLPKLARKVEEFRAGGMSGPVDVDMGQEKLEAEATFAEHAETVLKQYGAPGVDAIGMRFLGYAESDTAGASHNAIEIVMRGRVKELDFGSNKPGDDTAFKASFSLSYFKYTLNGADLVEIDVINMIEKVNGVDRLQEQRDALGV, from the coding sequence ATGGCACTTCCAAAGAAAGTTAAAAACTTTAATTTTTTCGTTGATGGCGAAGGCTACGCCGGCCGCGTGGCCGAGCTGACGCTCCCGAAGCTGGCGCGCAAGGTCGAGGAGTTTCGCGCCGGCGGCATGTCCGGCCCTGTTGACGTTGATATGGGGCAAGAGAAACTCGAGGCCGAGGCAACGTTCGCCGAGCACGCCGAGACCGTGCTTAAACAATACGGCGCCCCGGGCGTTGATGCGATCGGTATGCGCTTTCTCGGCTATGCCGAGAGCGACACCGCCGGCGCCAGTCATAACGCGATCGAGATTGTTATGCGCGGCCGCGTGAAAGAGCTCGACTTTGGCAGCAACAAGCCCGGCGACGACACGGCATTTAAGGCGAGTTTTAGCCTGTCATATTTCAAATACACACTAAACGGCGCCGACCTGGTCGAGATCGATGTAATTAACATGATCGAAAAAGTTAACGGCGTCGACCGGCTGCAAGAGCAGCGCGACGCGCTGGGCGTTTAA
- a CDS encoding phage tail assembly protein, whose amino-acid sequence MTTKTPHYSDPVKLSPKITRGSDKGDNKAQRIDAVRVRRPRSGELRGLSLSELLIMNTDQMLTLLPRITEPALTEPELSDLDPSCLLDLSFEVLDFLGSKKLSPNP is encoded by the coding sequence ATGACGACAAAAACACCGCATTACTCGGACCCGGTCAAGCTCTCGCCCAAGATCACGCGCGGCAGCGACAAGGGCGATAACAAGGCGCAAAGGATAGACGCTGTACGCGTGCGCCGGCCCAGGTCCGGCGAGCTGCGCGGCCTGAGCCTGTCCGAGCTGTTAATCATGAACACCGACCAGATGTTAACACTGTTACCGCGCATTACTGAGCCGGCGCTGACTGAGCCCGAACTAAGCGACCTGGATCCGAGCTGTTTGCTCGACTTGTCTTTCGAGGTGCTGGATTTTTTAGGCTCGAAAAAGCTCTCCCCGAATCCGTAG
- a CDS encoding GpE family phage tail protein — protein sequence MADIAVVFHWGPEYLDGLELGELMDWREQAAKRAAPDD from the coding sequence ATGGCCGACATTGCTGTCGTGTTTCACTGGGGACCGGAGTATCTCGACGGGCTGGAGCTGGGCGAGTTAATGGACTGGCGAGAGCAGGCGGCCAAACGTGCCGCGCCGGACGACTAG
- a CDS encoding tape measure protein has protein sequence MSLSLALVLSLADRVSGPAARIDKRTKSLASTIKATQTEIAGLKRQAGGIEQYKRLSAALSENNSKLAASRERVKALRREYAEAAKAGKPLNALKKKMATAGTAVARLSANQQKLRQSTHAARLALKAQGVNTGRLGKESERLAASLDKLNRRAAGLGTLSGRLDSLRALGGKLGAAAAATRKVVASAAIVGVAGLSTIGGIAAVPMRTAAEFERYETILTTIEGSQAKAKKAMAWVGDFAVTTPYQLGQVNDAFVKLRAYGLDPTSGLMKTLGDTSAAMGKPLMQSVEAIADAVTGENERLKEFGIKARTSGDLITYEFSDKAGRSREMSVRKGDRAMIQRTLSTIWNQKYSGAMDRLSKTWEGMLSNVADQWTRFQKLVMDSGPFQRLKDLLRGALAQLDAMAKDGRLKQWADTVGEKILNLIDFVIDFSRATYSTFEAIRPGLSLAANLVGGWGNFAAVLLTVKFTPIIGALKILGSLAFKHPILALVTLLAGGLLLLIKNWDQVSAWLSALPERFANAGRMMIDGLRDGIRDRLQALKDQILALGGMLPAWLKDKLGIQSPSRVFAALGANVSEGLAVGIQQRARVATDAIAKVGRQLPRALPPIIAAGGLAAGPAMAAAPAGGGVVIHATFHITPRPSDDLNAIQAAVTRALAQVQAEAEARVRSRLTDRG, from the coding sequence ATGTCATTGTCTCTTGCCCTGGTTTTATCTCTTGCCGACCGCGTATCCGGGCCGGCGGCGCGCATCGACAAGCGCACAAAATCGCTCGCCTCAACCATCAAGGCAACACAAACCGAAATCGCCGGACTCAAGCGCCAGGCCGGCGGCATTGAGCAATACAAGCGCCTCAGCGCCGCCCTGAGCGAGAACAATAGCAAGCTCGCCGCCTCGCGCGAGCGCGTGAAAGCGCTGCGGCGCGAATATGCCGAGGCCGCCAAGGCCGGCAAGCCACTCAACGCGCTTAAAAAGAAAATGGCGACGGCCGGCACAGCCGTCGCGCGACTGTCTGCCAATCAGCAAAAGCTCAGGCAATCGACACACGCGGCGCGGCTTGCGCTCAAGGCTCAGGGCGTCAACACCGGCCGGCTCGGCAAGGAATCCGAGCGCCTGGCGGCCAGCCTGGACAAGCTCAACCGGCGCGCCGCCGGGCTGGGTACATTGTCGGGCCGGCTGGATAGCTTGCGCGCCCTCGGCGGAAAGCTGGGCGCCGCGGCGGCGGCGACGCGAAAAGTCGTCGCAAGCGCGGCGATTGTTGGCGTTGCTGGGCTCTCGACGATCGGCGGGATCGCGGCCGTTCCTATGCGTACCGCCGCCGAGTTTGAGCGCTACGAAACCATTTTAACCACGATCGAAGGCTCGCAAGCCAAGGCTAAAAAAGCGATGGCCTGGGTCGGCGACTTTGCTGTTACGACGCCTTACCAGCTCGGCCAGGTAAACGACGCCTTTGTTAAGCTGCGCGCTTACGGCCTGGACCCGACCTCGGGGCTCATGAAAACGCTCGGCGATACGTCCGCGGCAATGGGCAAGCCACTCATGCAGTCAGTCGAGGCGATCGCCGACGCCGTCACCGGCGAAAATGAGCGATTAAAAGAGTTTGGCATTAAGGCGCGCACCTCGGGCGATTTAATAACCTACGAGTTTTCGGACAAGGCTGGGCGTTCGCGCGAAATGTCAGTCCGGAAAGGCGATCGCGCCATGATTCAGCGCACGCTCTCAACAATCTGGAATCAGAAATACTCGGGCGCAATGGATCGCCTCTCGAAAACCTGGGAGGGTATGCTTTCGAACGTTGCCGACCAATGGACCCGATTCCAGAAGTTAGTTATGGACTCGGGGCCATTCCAACGCCTGAAAGACTTGCTCCGCGGCGCGCTCGCACAGCTCGACGCAATGGCGAAAGATGGCCGGCTTAAACAATGGGCCGATACGGTCGGCGAAAAAATATTGAACTTAATCGACTTTGTGATTGATTTTTCGCGGGCAACGTATAGCACTTTCGAGGCGATCCGCCCCGGGCTCTCGCTGGCGGCGAACCTGGTCGGCGGCTGGGGCAACTTTGCCGCCGTGTTATTAACGGTCAAGTTTACGCCGATTATCGGCGCGCTAAAAATTCTCGGGTCGCTGGCGTTTAAACACCCGATTTTGGCGCTTGTGACACTTCTCGCCGGCGGGCTGTTGCTGTTAATTAAAAACTGGGATCAGGTTAGCGCCTGGCTCTCGGCCCTGCCCGAGCGCTTTGCCAATGCCGGGCGCATGATGATCGACGGACTGCGCGACGGGATCCGCGACAGACTGCAGGCGCTTAAAGATCAGATTCTCGCGCTCGGCGGCATGTTGCCGGCCTGGTTAAAAGACAAGCTCGGCATCCAGTCGCCGTCGCGCGTGTTTGCCGCCCTGGGCGCCAACGTTTCCGAGGGGCTCGCCGTCGGGATCCAGCAGCGCGCGCGCGTAGCAACCGACGCGATCGCCAAAGTCGGGCGACAACTGCCGAGAGCTTTGCCGCCGATTATTGCCGCCGGCGGCCTGGCGGCCGGGCCGGCGATGGCAGCAGCGCCCGCGGGCGGCGGCGTTGTTATCCATGCGACATTCCACATCACGCCGAGGCCGTCCGATGATCTGAACGCAATCCAGGCGGCAGTTACTCGCGCACTCGCCCAGGTACAGGCCGAGGCCGAGGCGCGCGTGCGTAGCCGATTAACTGACAGGGGGTAA
- a CDS encoding phage tail protein → MMLASLGLFVFQLSSAPFHQLQRSTSWSWSKQTRVGKRSAFQFAGPGSDEITLSGTLAPAITGGRASLDVLRTMGDSGLAWPLVDGEGYIYGLFIIADINETRTELFADGAARKIDFTLKLERADDSTIDKIGALTRIGLGL, encoded by the coding sequence ATGATGCTCGCGAGCCTGGGTTTATTTGTGTTTCAACTCTCGAGCGCGCCGTTTCATCAGCTGCAACGCTCAACCTCCTGGAGCTGGTCAAAGCAAACGCGCGTCGGTAAGCGCTCCGCGTTTCAGTTTGCCGGACCGGGTAGCGACGAGATCACGCTCTCGGGCACGCTCGCGCCGGCCATTACCGGCGGCCGTGCGTCGCTGGATGTATTGCGCACAATGGGCGACTCGGGGCTCGCCTGGCCGCTCGTCGACGGCGAGGGCTATATATACGGGCTATTTATTATCGCCGATATTAACGAAACACGAACCGAGCTTTTTGCCGATGGCGCCGCCCGCAAAATCGACTTTACGCTAAAGCTCGAGCGCGCGGACGACAGCACGATCGACAAGATCGGCGCACTGACCCGGATCGGCCTCGGGCTATGA
- a CDS encoding contractile injection system protein, VgrG/Pvc8 family has translation MIGAPDYRLSINGADITPAIEGRLVSLAINDRKGFEADDCSIVIDDHDGLVALPRRGVELEIWLGYKGEPLINKGVFIVDEVGHQGPPDQITIRGRSADFRADLLAQKTRAWDNVTLGDVVQTIAGKHKLEPGIADNLAGAVIKHIDQTDESDANFLTRLGVRYGAIATVKNKTLLFMRAGDGKTKTGQDLPTIIINRSDGDAYNFVDPDRESAFSGVTARWLNYGTGQVNHTTAGEAGKVKVIKKTFATQDEAKAAAEAEWKALARGSKRCKITTARAMLDIIPESPIKMVGFKSEVDAVAWIVSDVSHNLSGALTSSLSLELINS, from the coding sequence ATGATTGGCGCGCCGGATTACCGTCTAAGCATTAACGGCGCCGACATTACGCCGGCGATCGAGGGCCGGCTGGTAAGCCTGGCAATAAACGACCGCAAGGGATTCGAGGCGGACGATTGCTCGATTGTTATCGACGATCACGACGGCCTTGTCGCCCTGCCCCGCCGCGGCGTCGAGCTGGAGATCTGGCTCGGCTACAAGGGCGAGCCGCTCATTAATAAGGGCGTGTTTATTGTTGACGAGGTCGGGCACCAGGGCCCGCCGGATCAAATCACAATCCGCGGCCGATCTGCCGACTTTCGCGCGGACTTGCTCGCACAAAAAACCCGCGCCTGGGATAACGTCACGCTCGGCGATGTCGTGCAAACCATCGCCGGCAAACACAAGCTCGAGCCCGGCATTGCCGACAACCTGGCCGGCGCCGTGATTAAGCACATAGACCAAACCGACGAAAGCGACGCGAATTTTTTAACCCGGCTCGGCGTCAGGTATGGCGCGATTGCTACGGTTAAAAATAAAACGCTGTTATTTATGCGCGCCGGCGATGGCAAAACCAAAACAGGCCAGGACTTGCCAACGATCATTATTAATCGCAGCGACGGCGACGCTTATAACTTTGTCGATCCGGATCGCGAGAGCGCCTTTAGTGGCGTAACTGCGCGCTGGCTTAATTACGGAACCGGCCAGGTAAACCACACAACCGCCGGCGAGGCGGGCAAGGTAAAAGTAATTAAAAAAACCTTCGCCACCCAGGACGAGGCCAAGGCGGCGGCCGAGGCAGAATGGAAAGCGCTCGCGCGCGGGAGTAAGCGTTGCAAGATCACGACGGCGCGGGCAATGCTCGACATAATTCCCGAGAGCCCGATTAAGATGGTCGGCTTTAAAAGCGAGGTCGATGCGGTCGCCTGGATTGTTTCAGATGTGAGTCATAATTTAAGCGGCGCGCTCACCTCGTCGCTATCGCTGGAACTAATAAATAGTTAA